Below is a window of Sulfurimonas sp. DNA.
TTGTTCCTATTGTTGCAAAAGCTATAAATGAGGGACCAAACCCGCAACCGATTGCCGATGCAATAAAAATGATTATCGAAAATGAAGATGCAGACATATCGATACCTGTCGGCGGCGAAGCTACAACATTCGTTCCGCTAAGAAAAGCACTAAGCGATAAAGAGTTTGAACAGAAAATCAAAGATACTTTTGGAATTTAGATGAAAAAACTACTCTTTAATGCACTTCTCATCGCTATAGCGGTCATGAGTATTATATTGACAATATCATTTTTGACTCCTCCAAAAAAGATTCCTGAGTATAATGATGAGAAGTTAAGAGAGCTGGCATTAGAGAGAGGGTTAAAACCTGTTCCTGATTCATTTGAAAAATTATTGAAGTTAGTTGATGATACATCCAACCCTATGACACCGCAAAAAATAGCGCTTGGCTCCGAACTTTTTTTTGATACAAACCTCTCAAAAAACAAAAAAACAAGTTGCGCCTCATGTCACTCATTTGACAAAGATTTAAAAAACAGAGGCATACTGCTTGATACACTTACTAAAAAAGATCAAGAGGTTACCAACTGTGCGGCTTGCCATCTCCAAGATCAAAGCGGAGTTGACAGATTTACATTTTCGCAAGGAGACGGTGGCACAGAACACCCGTATCTTCTCAACACCCAAACTATTTTAAACTCCGCATTTGCAAAATATTTTTCATGGAGCGGTGAAGTAAACAGCATAAAAGAACAGAGTGCAAATTCACTCCAAGATCATCATAAAATGAATCTTACACCCAAAGAAGTGGAAGCCAGAGTAAGCCAAAATCCTAAATATGCAGAGAAATTTGGAGAGATCTTTAATGACGGCATTAGTTTTGAAAATACAACAAAAGCAATAGAAGTATATGTAAAAACTCTTGTTACAAGAGGCGATTATGATAGATTTTTAGAAGGAGATAACTCCGCGATAAGTCATGAAGCAAAAAGAGGATTGGCAAATTTCATAAATTTTGGATGCAAAGGCTGTCACAACGATATAAGCTTTGGAGGTCAAAGCATCCAGAGATTTCCGCTTAGAGAGTTCGCGCAAGTTTATGATTTAAAACTAAATTTTGAAATAGTTCCTCAGCTTAAAAGGCTTGATAGCGAATTTCCTTTTGAAAATAGCGGAGGATATTTAGGTAAAAACAACAGGCATCTTTTTAGAGTGCCGATTTTACGAAATGTCACAAAAACTTCCCCATATTTTCATAACGGAGCAGTACCAAAAATTAGAGAAGCCGTAGATGTAATGGCAAGATATCAGTTAGGTCGCCATTTAACACTTGAACAAATTGATGAAATAGTGGCATTTTTGCGAACTCTTGAGGGCGATATCGTAGATTACGGCATAAAGGAATATAGATGAAAACTATATATATAAAAATTCTAGTTTTTGTAATGTTTTTCACGGGAGTATTGCAATTAAAACTTCTTGACATCGCTTGGGAAAATTTTAAAATCATTCAAGCGCTGCATATTGTTATATCCGTTATCCTTATGCTCTTTTTGATTGCACCTTTTATTTACAAACATATACAGAACTATTTTTTTGTTAAAAATGTAAGAAGCATAGACGGATGGCTGCTTTTATGCACAATTTCACTACTTACTCTTAGCGGGTTTTATCTATTTTTCATAGGCAATCGCGGCGGAGATATATTTGGAACTCTCTCGTTTAATTTTCATCTATACGGCTCGTTTATTTTGATTTTTTTCTTTATCTATCATACAAGCAAGCAGCAAAAACCAAACATAAGTTTACAGATAATTTTAGCTTCACTCATCTCTTTTGTCCCTATTTATGCACAGACTCCTAAATTATCCCTAACAGAGATTGAGGGTAAAAAAGACGGCCATCACAGTGAAGATTGGACAAACTCTATAAAGTGCAAATCATGTCATAGCGACATTTTTGCCCAATGGAGCGACTCCAATCATAAGCATATGGCAGGTTCAAATCCGTACTATATGGTAATGGAAACATTAGCCGGTGAAGTTGAGGGACAAGAGTTTCGCAAATGGTGCATGGGTTGTCACAATCCGAGCGCCATTGCCACAGGTCTCGGCAAAACTACTCACGCTATGGACGGCAACTTTTTAAGTAATGAGATGTTTGAGAAAAATGCAAAAACACTTAAAAGTGATTTTAAAGCGCAGGGTAACTTCAGGGTTGAAGAGGGCGTCTCCTGTATAACATGCCATCAAATCACAAAAGCACAGAGCAAAGGCAATGCTTCATTTGGTCTATCTCTTGATCGCAAAAAATATGCATTTGAAGATAGCACTTCAGACATGGGACATTGGTTTAATGAAAAGTTAATCAACTCAAACCCGGATATCCATAAAAAAAGTTACTCAAATCCGCTCTATAAAGAGAGTAAGTATTGTGCCTCATGCCACGATGAGTTTCACCCAAAAACAGATGTAAAAATCGTATCTACCTTTGCCGAATGGGAAAAATCACCATACAACAATCCAAAAGATAAAAGCAAACATAAAACATGTATAGATTGCCATATGACAAATCTGCAAAACAATAAATTCTCACCTCTTAAGGGCATATCTACAGATGGCGGAGCTATAAAAGATGATGTTAAAGTTCACTACTTTAGCGGTTCAAACCACTTTTTATCAGGGCTAAAAAATAAAACTCATGAAGATCAGACCATACAACTTCTCAAAACTTCTGCGAAACTTGATGTAGATTTAAAAGAGGGAAAATTAGTCGTAGGCGTTACAAACATAGGTGCAGGACATCATCTGCCTACCGGAGCTTCTGATTTTAGAGAGCTCTGGCTTGATATTACCGTTAAAGACAAAAGCGGCAAAGTAGTACTCTCTAGCGGTAAACTAAAAGATGACGGCAACATAGAAACGGGCAGTAGACTTTTTCAAAAGGTATTCGGCGATGAAGAGGGCAAGCCTGTAGGACTGCTTTTTTGGAAATATAAAAAGCTGCTTAGCGATACAAGAATACCGGCGGGAGAAAAAAGAGTTGAGAGCTATGAAATAAACAAAAATGTTCAATATCCGCTTGAAGCAACAATAAAACTAAACTTTAGAATCTACCCTCAGTGGGCAACGGATGCAGTTAAAACAGTCTACCCAAATCTTCCTAGTCCGCCGACCATTGAGCTAAGCAAGGTAGTTAAAGAGTTTAAATAGAATTTATCTTGCATAAAATTCATTTAAAAAAATCAACCAATCAGTGATATAATAACAAAAATAAAATTTAAAAAGAGTTGCTATTATGCTCCATGATGTTGTAATTGTTCTTGTTATGATTATTCCTATGTTAATGTTTTCAGTATTTCCGGGAATCAAAGTGGGGAATTATTTAGAAAAAAAATATAATCTGCAAGAAAAACAAAAACGCACTGTAATTGTAGTTACAACTCTCCTTTTTTCGCTTACTCTCTCGCTATTTTTGCATTACTTTTAATTATCTAAAATCAACTATAAATACTCTATAAAAAAGACAATAAATTTGTCTTATGTTTCATAAAGTTACAGAAATAATAAAACAAACCTTAATTTTTAAATTAAGTAAAAAAATTGATTTATATCAACTAGCTTTAAACAAAATAGGACTAAACTTCTCTTTGATTCTGAAAAATTTAATAATTGAGGGAGAGGCCAATGGTTAATGAAGCTATTATGACGCAGGATATTCTTGCTGATGATTTCTTGACAATTTTCGTATCTTCTACTCTTGTTTTAGTATTTGGAGGATTCTATGTTGGTATATATACGGCTGTGAAAGTTAAACTGCTTAAAGCATGGACTATGCCTTTTGGCTATCTATTTTGGATATTGACGGCTTACTGTTTATATCTGATGGGGAGTTTGATGCATGTTAATGAACTTACGGCAAAGGCTTTAGTTGTTGCTGCTATTGGAATATTATTACTTCCACATGCAGTTTATTACATGCAAGATCGTGTTCATGAAGAAAATGAACACTAACTTAAATATATATTAACTTATAATTTATAGGAGGCTATAGTGGCTAAAAAATCCGTATGGAGTGATAATCGCTTCTGGCAACGCTCAGCAGCATGGATCACAGGGTTTGCATCAGTTCTTCTCATTTGGTTGACATTTGATACAAGTGGACAAATTTCAATGGGAAATGATTCAGATTTAAAAAATGGTGTAACGAAAAGGGTTCCAGGACCTACAGTTATTAATTATAAAATTACTTATGAAATGGACAAGAAGCGTCAGCATGAAGTTCCTGTAATTGGTGAAAAAGAGAAATTTTTCGGAAGAGATGATTACTCAGAAGAAGAAGCTGCAAAATTGCTTCACTTAGGTAAATTAGGTTCACAAACTAAAAACTGTATGAATTGTCATACACTTCTTGGAAATGGCGCATATTATGCTCCGGACTTAACAAAAGCTTGGTTAGATCCGGCATGGGGTCCAACTGGATCAATGCAAGCTATGACTGGAAAAAGTACAAAAGAAGAAGCTATGGCTGAATTCTTACAACATCCGTCTCAATACCCTACTCACGCTCGTATGATGCCAAATCTTGGTATTACTGCTGAAGAGGCTAAAGGTTTAGTTGCTTTCTTAAAACATATGTCATCAATTGATACAAATGGTTTCCCAAGAAATTTTGGAAAAATACAAGGAGCAGTAAATGGCAAATAGTTATTTAACATCAGAATCAAAAAAGCTAGCGACATGGTATTTTACGGTTGCTGCAACTCTTTTTGGCGCACAATTACTTTTTGGTCTTGTAGCTGCTATTCAATATGTAATACCGGGTTTCTTATTTGAAATTCTTGACTTCTCTGTTGCGAGAATGTTACACATCAATGCACTTGTTGTATGGATGGTTTTTGCAATGTTCGGTTCAGTATATTGGTTATTACCTGATGAAACAGGCATTGAAACAGTAGGTATCGAATTAGGAAAATTACTTTTCTGGGTATTTACTGCAGCAGTAACTGTTGTTGTTCTTGTTTATATATTTGTCCAAGTTGGGGCAGCAGACGAGACTTCAATCTGGTTTATCCATGAAGGTCGTGAGTATATCGAAGCTCCTCGTTGGGCAGACTTAGGTATTACGGTTGTTGCACTTGGTTTCGTTGCAAACCTTTTCATGACTGGAATGAAGGGTAACCGTTCAGGTATCGTAACTGTACTTATGGCAGATATGATCGCTTTTGCCGGTCTATACTTAACTGGTATGTTCTATACGGACAACATCACGGTTGATCAATTCTGGTGGTGGTGGGTTATTCACCTTTGGGTTGAAGCTACTTGGGAAGTTTTCGTTGGTTCAATTGCTGCTTATGGTCTAATCACTATGATTGGTGCGCACCGTAAAGTTGTTGAAATGTGGTTATGGATTGAAGTAACAATGTTATTCGGTTCAGGTATCCTTGGTATGGGACACCACTATTTCTGGATTGGAACACCTGAGTACTGGTGGGAAATCGGAGCACTTTTCTCTGCACTAGAGCCACTACCGCTTGTTGCTATGTTTATCCATGTTCTTTATGACTGGGGTAAAATGCAAGGAGAAGAGAGTGCAAAAGGTCAAGATGTTTCTGTTATTACAAATAAACCGGCGTTTACATGGTTCGTTTTAAATGCATTCGGAAACTTCTTAGGTGCAGGTATTTGGGGATTCTTCCACACTCTACCACAAGTTAACCTTTATACACACGGTACACAGTTTACATCGGCACACGGACACTTAGCGTTCTTTGGAGCTTATGCAACTATTCTAATCGGTATGATGTATATTGCAGTTCAAGGTAAAAACGGTATTAAAGTACTAAACAACACTACATCGACTATCTTTGCAACTAGCATGATTACAGGTGGTGTTGTTGGTATGACTGTTGCACTTACTGTTGCAGGTTATGTAGATGTTCTTGTTACTCGTGCACAAATGGGTGCTACTTGGGCAGGTTACTTTGATGGTCAGTCAGGTGCATGGTTTGCACAAGGTATGGATTGGAGATTGGTGATGGGTGTTGTTACATTCACAGGTTTCTTCTTCCTAATTAAAGATTTATTGACTATCGGTAAATCTACTAATCATGTGCGTTAAGGAGAATTAAAATGAATGCAATGTTTGAACCATTTACAGATTTAGTACCAAGTTTTTTCGGTACTTTGGCTCAAGGTCCGTTGACATTAACTATCTTTTTACACACTGTTATCGTACTTCCAATGATTTGGATTTACAAACAAGAGAAAGCTCGTTTAGAGCAAGAAGGTAATTAAGTATCTAAGGTTGCAGGGCCCTCGGGCCCGCAAAATATCTATTTTAGAAGGAGAAATAAAATGAGATTAAACAAATTAGTTATGTCTGTTGCTGCAATGGCAGTAGTTACTTCAGGTTTAATGGCTGATTCATCAGCTATGGATGTTGAAAAAGTATTTGAGAAAGAGTGTCAAGGTTGCCACGGTCCAAACCATGAGGGTGGTGTTGGTTCAGATTTGCGTCCAGCCGTAACAGCTAAGAAAAATGCTTATGACCTTTCAAATACTATTTTAAATGGTAAAGCAGGAACTGCAATGCCAGGATTTAAAGAGAAATTCTCTAAAGCTGATGCTGATAAAATGGTTGATTATATCCAACACTTTAAAGGTAAAAAGATTGATCAACTTACGCTTGAAGCAGTAAAAGGCGGTTGGAAAAACCTTAACGATAGAATGGAATTCTTCAAAAAATACCCAAATCCGGCTGATGTTAAGAAAAACACTGATATCTGTTTCGTAACAGAAAGAGATGCTGAGCGTGTTGCATTCGTTGACGGTACAAACGGTAAAATTTTATCTAAGCACCCTGCTGGTTTCGCTGTGCATGTTACAGTTACTAACAAGCGTCAGCCTCGTTATGCTTACTCAATCTCTCGTTCAGGTTTAGTAACAATGTTCGACTTAAATACTCCGGGTCAACAAAAAATTGCTGAGTGTCAAGTTGGATCTGAGTCTCGCGGTCTTGCAGTTTCTCCGGACGGTAAATTCCTAATGGCTGGTAACTATGTACCGGGCGGAGCTGTTCTAATGGACGCTATGACTCTTGAGCCGTTAAAAGTTTACCCGACATCAAGCGTTATCAAACCAAACGGTGACATCGATTCATCTCGTGTTGCAGGTATATTCGACACTCCATACGGTCCTTATATTGCATTCGCACTTAAAGACGGTGGACATGTTTATATCATAGATTACTCTAAGCCAAACTATCCAATCGTTGGAGATATTCCAAACATCGGAGATATTCTTCATGATGGTTTCTTAAATGAAGGTAAAGAGATTGGTCGTTACCTATTTATCGCTTCTCAAGGAAGTGATGTTGTTGGTGTTGTAGACTTTAAAACTAAATCTTTAGTTACAAAAATCTATACAGGTCCGGCATCTAAGCCACACCCTGGTCAAGGTTCTTCTTGGTTTAACGAAACTCTAGGTCAACAACTTGGAGCAACGGTTAACATGAACTTAGGTCAAGTAACTATTTGGGATGATCACTTTGATGTTATTCGTCACATTCCAACAGGTGGTGGCGGTCTATTCATCGGTACATCTGAGCATACTCCGTTCTTATGGGCAGACAATGTACTTGGATCAAGCGATGTTTGGAATCAAGTTCACTTGATCAACAAACAAACTCTTGAGCTAGACAGGATTATTACTGTCGGTACAACTGAAGGTACAGTTACGGATCCTGTAACTCATAAAGTTCTATACAAATGGGAAGTTCCGACTGTTAAAGATGCTAAAGGTGTTGCAGTAGTTCCTAGAATTCTTCACGCTGAGCCGGCAAATCACGGTCACTGGACTATGATTTCTGAGTGGAATGCAGGTCGTATCGGTATTTACGAAGCGACAACAGGTAAATTTGTTAAATACATCACTGGTTTAACAACTCCTACTTTCACTTACTCAATCGAGCACAGACAAACTATTCCAGGTGCATAATTTGCACTTTCTCTCCTTCGGGGGAGAAACATCTATCTAAAATACTCAATTAATAACAATAATAAAATCCTGATAAATATCCGTAAATCGCCTACTTATACATAAATATACAATCTATATAAAATTTATAATTTTTGACATTTATAAGCCATAATTCAAGCTTTGTTTAGTTAAAATAGTGCATCAAACGAGAGAAAAATTATGAAAAAAAATATATTAATAGTCATTAGTTTAGTTTCATTACTATCTGCAAATGAGTTGGACGGAAAAAAGATTTTTGAGACCTATTGTTGGGGTTGCCATCACCAGACCGCAGTTGCATTTGGTCCTCCATTTAGTGAAATCGCTCAAAAAAGAACAAATGAAGAGATTCAAGCATATATATTAAGCCCCGAATCTATGTATAAAGCTTTCGGATATAAGCGAACGGTTATGACAAAAATAGATTTAGCGGATAAAGAGAGAGAAGCTATTGCAAAATATATACTCTCATATAAAGGTAAATAATGTTTAGACTTTCAAACCTTATATCCTCGGTAGTTGAGGGAAAGCCTGAAAGGGTGCTTAACGGCTCTATTGCCATATGGAATTTTACGAATCGCTGCAATTTATCATGTCTTCACTGTTATTCAAAATCAACATTGGATGAAGTCGATACGCTTACAACAGAACAAATTAAAAAAACAATTTTGGAGATGAAAGAAAACGGTGTGAAGTTTATCATCTTCTCAGGCGGAGAGCCGTTAACCAGAAAAGACCTCTTTGAAATTGCCGATTTTTGCAAAGCAAACGGAATTATTACATATCTATCCAGCAACGGTCTCTATTTTACTTCAAGCAATGTACAAAGAATCGTAGATACATTTAATTATGTCGGCGTAAGTATAGACGGTGATGAACCTACGCATGATCACTTTCGAGGGCTAAAAGGCGCTTTTAGAGAAACTCTCAAAGCCGTGCAGCTTGCAAATGCTACAGGCGCAAAGGTCGGTATTCGTTTTACAATTACCAAAGAGAC
It encodes the following:
- a CDS encoding nitrite reductase, translating into MRLNKLVMSVAAMAVVTSGLMADSSAMDVEKVFEKECQGCHGPNHEGGVGSDLRPAVTAKKNAYDLSNTILNGKAGTAMPGFKEKFSKADADKMVDYIQHFKGKKIDQLTLEAVKGGWKNLNDRMEFFKKYPNPADVKKNTDICFVTERDAERVAFVDGTNGKILSKHPAGFAVHVTVTNKRQPRYAYSISRSGLVTMFDLNTPGQQKIAECQVGSESRGLAVSPDGKFLMAGNYVPGGAVLMDAMTLEPLKVYPTSSVIKPNGDIDSSRVAGIFDTPYGPYIAFALKDGGHVYIIDYSKPNYPIVGDIPNIGDILHDGFLNEGKEIGRYLFIASQGSDVVGVVDFKTKSLVTKIYTGPASKPHPGQGSSWFNETLGQQLGATVNMNLGQVTIWDDHFDVIRHIPTGGGGLFIGTSEHTPFLWADNVLGSSDVWNQVHLINKQTLELDRIITVGTTEGTVTDPVTHKVLYKWEVPTVKDAKGVAVVPRILHAEPANHGHWTMISEWNAGRIGIYEATTGKFVKYITGLTTPTFTYSIEHRQTIPGA
- a CDS encoding cbb3-type cytochrome c oxidase subunit I, encoding MANSYLTSESKKLATWYFTVAATLFGAQLLFGLVAAIQYVIPGFLFEILDFSVARMLHINALVVWMVFAMFGSVYWLLPDETGIETVGIELGKLLFWVFTAAVTVVVLVYIFVQVGAADETSIWFIHEGREYIEAPRWADLGITVVALGFVANLFMTGMKGNRSGIVTVLMADMIAFAGLYLTGMFYTDNITVDQFWWWWVIHLWVEATWEVFVGSIAAYGLITMIGAHRKVVEMWLWIEVTMLFGSGILGMGHHYFWIGTPEYWWEIGALFSALEPLPLVAMFIHVLYDWGKMQGEESAKGQDVSVITNKPAFTWFVLNAFGNFLGAGIWGFFHTLPQVNLYTHGTQFTSAHGHLAFFGAYATILIGMMYIAVQGKNGIKVLNNTTSTIFATSMITGGVVGMTVALTVAGYVDVLVTRAQMGATWAGYFDGQSGAWFAQGMDWRLVMGVVTFTGFFFLIKDLLTIGKSTNHVR
- a CDS encoding cytochrome c, encoding MKKNILIVISLVSLLSANELDGKKIFETYCWGCHHQTAVAFGPPFSEIAQKRTNEEIQAYILSPESMYKAFGYKRTVMTKIDLADKEREAIAKYILSYKGK
- a CDS encoding multiheme c-type cytochrome; the protein is MKTIYIKILVFVMFFTGVLQLKLLDIAWENFKIIQALHIVISVILMLFLIAPFIYKHIQNYFFVKNVRSIDGWLLLCTISLLTLSGFYLFFIGNRGGDIFGTLSFNFHLYGSFILIFFFIYHTSKQQKPNISLQIILASLISFVPIYAQTPKLSLTEIEGKKDGHHSEDWTNSIKCKSCHSDIFAQWSDSNHKHMAGSNPYYMVMETLAGEVEGQEFRKWCMGCHNPSAIATGLGKTTHAMDGNFLSNEMFEKNAKTLKSDFKAQGNFRVEEGVSCITCHQITKAQSKGNASFGLSLDRKKYAFEDSTSDMGHWFNEKLINSNPDIHKKSYSNPLYKESKYCASCHDEFHPKTDVKIVSTFAEWEKSPYNNPKDKSKHKTCIDCHMTNLQNNKFSPLKGISTDGGAIKDDVKVHYFSGSNHFLSGLKNKTHEDQTIQLLKTSAKLDVDLKEGKLVVGVTNIGAGHHLPTGASDFRELWLDITVKDKSGKVVLSSGKLKDDGNIETGSRLFQKVFGDEEGKPVGLLFWKYKKLLSDTRIPAGEKRVESYEINKNVQYPLEATIKLNFRIYPQWATDAVKTVYPNLPSPPTIELSKVVKEFK
- a CDS encoding cytochrome c peroxidase, with translation MKKLLFNALLIAIAVMSIILTISFLTPPKKIPEYNDEKLRELALERGLKPVPDSFEKLLKLVDDTSNPMTPQKIALGSELFFDTNLSKNKKTSCASCHSFDKDLKNRGILLDTLTKKDQEVTNCAACHLQDQSGVDRFTFSQGDGGTEHPYLLNTQTILNSAFAKYFSWSGEVNSIKEQSANSLQDHHKMNLTPKEVEARVSQNPKYAEKFGEIFNDGISFENTTKAIEVYVKTLVTRGDYDRFLEGDNSAISHEAKRGLANFINFGCKGCHNDISFGGQSIQRFPLREFAQVYDLKLNFEIVPQLKRLDSEFPFENSGGYLGKNNRHLFRVPILRNVTKTSPYFHNGAVPKIREAVDVMARYQLGRHLTLEQIDEIVAFLRTLEGDIVDYGIKEYR
- a CDS encoding cytochrome c, whose protein sequence is MAKKSVWSDNRFWQRSAAWITGFASVLLIWLTFDTSGQISMGNDSDLKNGVTKRVPGPTVINYKITYEMDKKRQHEVPVIGEKEKFFGRDDYSEEEAAKLLHLGKLGSQTKNCMNCHTLLGNGAYYAPDLTKAWLDPAWGPTGSMQAMTGKSTKEEAMAEFLQHPSQYPTHARMMPNLGITAEEAKGLVAFLKHMSSIDTNGFPRNFGKIQGAVNGK